In Mauremys reevesii isolate NIE-2019 linkage group 8, ASM1616193v1, whole genome shotgun sequence, a single genomic region encodes these proteins:
- the GPR88 gene encoding probable G-protein coupled receptor 88: MLNFSSSSVWSASSPLLLLCEESAGTRISLSLIYSLLALVGTLSNVMVIYLVFSFKKLQTTSNAFIVNGCVADLSVCALWMPQEAVLGLLPPSSSSAHSAEYRLLRGGLLGLGLTVSLLSHLLVALNRYVLITKAPSTYQALYQQRRTGWMIGLSWGFALLLVLLLPGLWTQWLSQQSSQREISTASSSSHYTALLVALAMLSQTVLLLHCYLGIMRRVRVSVKRVSVLNFHLLHQLPFPAAPPPARRVQRRLSSVSVLLLCCVFLLDTQPVVWVSLLGFFLQSVPRALQVTSWLLFCSLSAFNPLLYTWKNEEFRRSVRSVLPRGETPAVTVAAAAAAAALPTVSLPCQEQPRLGTKVESLGNLVLQ, encoded by the coding sequence ATGCTCAACTTTTCATCCTCTTCTGTTTGGAGTGCGAgctcccctctgctgctgctttgtgaAGAATCCGCGGGGACCAGAATCTCTTTGTCTCTCATCTATTCGCTGTTAGCCCTCGTGGGGACCTTATCCAATGTGATGGTCATTTACCTGGTCTTCTCTTTCAAGAAGCTACAGACCACCAGCAATGCCTTCATTGTGAATGGCTGTGTAGCTGACCTGAGTGTCTGTGCCCTCTGGATGCCGCAGGAAGCAGTGCTGGGGCTGTTGCCACCTAGCTCCTCTTCTGCTCATTCAGCAGAATATAGGCTGCTGCGGGGTGGGCTCCTTGGCCTTGGCCTCACTGTCTCCTTGCTCTCCCACCTGCTGGTGGCCCTCAATCGGTATGTGCTGATCACCAAGGCACCCAGCACTTACCAGGCACTCTACCAGCAGAGGCGCACAGGGTGGATGATCGGACTTTCCTGGGGATTTGCCCTGCTCTTGGTGCTACTGCTGCCTGGGCTCTGGACACAATGGCTCTCACAGCAGTCATCCCAGCGGGAGATcagcactgccagcagcagttcaCATTACACTGCCCTGCTGGTAGCGCTGGCCATGCTCAGCCAGACCGTACTGCTGCTCCATTGCTACCTGGGCATCATGAGACGGGTGCGGGTCAGCGTCAAACGGGTCAGCGTCCTCAACTTCCACCTCCTGCATCAGCTGCCCTTCCCTGCTGCCCCACCGCCTGCCCGCCGGGTTCAGCGGCGCCTCAGCAGCGTCTCAGTGCTGCTCCTGTGCTGTGTCTTCCTCCTGGACACCCAGCCTGTGGTCTGGGTGAGCCTGCTGGGCTTCTTCCTTCAGTCtgtaccccgggcactgcaggtGACCAGCTGGCTGCTCTTCTGCTCCCTCTCTGCATTCAACCCGTTGCTCTATACCTGGAAGAATGAGGAATTCAGGCGCTCTGTGCGGTCAGTGCTGCCCAGAGGAGAGACCCCGGCTGTAActgtggctgcagctgcagcGGCTGCTGCCCTCCCCACAGTGTCGCTACCTTGCCAGGAGCAGCCGCGGCTGGGTACCAAAGTTGAGAGCCTGGGGAACCTAGTGCTCCAATGA